From Ruminococcaceae bacterium KH2T8, one genomic window encodes:
- a CDS encoding Nucleotidyl transferase — translation MKKTLVILAAGIGSRFGGGIKQLEPIDDYGHIIIDYSIHDAIAAGFNKIIFIIRHDIEADFKAAIGDRISAMCAPLGVEIAYAFQELSEASRYCPTVDISGRTKPLGTGHAILACDGLIDSPFAVINADDYYGKNGFVQAASFLGDSYGLVGYVLKNTLSDNGGVTRGICSVSDGILTGIKETKNIVKTSTGAAVEGVPVDTESLVSMNFWCYPASFMDVLREGFPKFLANMPDPMKSEYLLPIIADEQLHAGEKFTVLPTDDKWFGVTYKEDKPAVMESFRELIKSGAYSEDLFGDL, via the coding sequence ATGAAGAAAACACTTGTTATTTTGGCAGCAGGGATAGGTTCGAGATTTGGCGGAGGCATCAAGCAGTTAGAGCCCATAGATGACTATGGACATATAATCATCGATTACTCGATCCACGATGCGATCGCTGCAGGCTTTAATAAGATCATATTCATCATAAGGCACGATATAGAGGCTGATTTCAAGGCTGCGATCGGAGATCGTATCTCAGCTATGTGCGCTCCTTTGGGTGTTGAGATAGCATATGCTTTCCAGGAGCTTTCGGAGGCATCCCGTTATTGTCCTACAGTAGATATTAGCGGACGCACCAAGCCCTTGGGTACGGGTCATGCGATCTTAGCATGTGACGGACTTATCGATTCGCCTTTCGCAGTCATCAATGCAGATGATTATTACGGCAAGAACGGTTTTGTTCAGGCTGCATCGTTCCTCGGCGATTCCTACGGTCTCGTAGGTTATGTACTGAAGAATACTCTGTCCGATAACGGCGGTGTTACCCGAGGTATATGCTCAGTATCCGACGGTATCCTTACAGGTATCAAGGAGACAAAGAATATCGTTAAGACTTCTACAGGTGCTGCTGTCGAGGGTGTTCCCGTTGATACGGAGAGCCTCGTATCTATGAATTTCTGGTGCTATCCTGCAAGCTTCATGGATGTATTAAGAGAGGGCTTCCCGAAATTCCTGGCCAATATGCCCGACCCCATGAAGTCAGAGTACTTGCTTCCGATCATTGCCGATGAGCAGCTTCACGCGGGGGAGAAGTTTACAGTGCTTCCTACTGACGATAAGTGGTTCGGAGTTACATATAAGGAAGATAAGCCCGCTGTAATGGAGAGCTTTAGAGAGCTCATTAAGTCCGGAGCATATAGCGAGGACCTGTTCGGAGATCTGTGA
- a CDS encoding Helix-turn-helix → MAIHAYSDGYLSNSQIILGHAVDFAITSLNIDPDRFGEAFVVSSASGQFAAGNPKYVAGMNGCELARLVLTETGIPFTDTEDAMYLDRSPEYWAGWALAFYQWYTSRSFSEILMAVPLSEIIKMYPVYHEMDLEHFLTRMNDLMKEAYPSTRLKTERLNSGLSQSELSEESGVAIRQIQLFEQRKRNINNASAITLLRLSKALHCKMEDLIEPDQSES, encoded by the coding sequence ATGGCGATCCACGCTTACAGTGATGGCTATCTCAGCAATTCTCAGATCATACTCGGGCACGCCGTAGATTTTGCGATAACATCGCTTAATATCGATCCTGACAGATTCGGCGAAGCTTTCGTAGTCTCATCCGCATCCGGTCAGTTCGCTGCAGGAAATCCCAAATACGTAGCCGGAATGAACGGCTGTGAACTGGCAAGACTGGTCCTGACTGAGACCGGCATTCCCTTTACCGATACTGAAGATGCCATGTATCTGGACCGATCCCCTGAATACTGGGCAGGCTGGGCACTCGCTTTCTATCAGTGGTACACCTCAAGATCATTCAGTGAAATACTTATGGCTGTCCCGCTTTCTGAGATCATAAAGATGTATCCCGTATATCACGAGATGGATCTTGAACACTTCCTGACCAGAATGAATGATCTTATGAAGGAGGCATATCCCTCTACCAGACTTAAGACGGAACGCTTGAACAGCGGACTGTCGCAATCCGAACTCTCGGAAGAATCAGGCGTTGCCATCAGGCAGATCCAGCTGTTCGAGCAACGAAAGAGAAATATCAATAACGCCTCGGCTATTACACTTCTAAGACTAAGCAAGGCTCTCCATTGCAAAATGGAAGATCTGATAGAACCTGATCAGTCAGAAAGCTGA
- a CDS encoding Glucose-1-phosphate thymidylyltransferase: MKGIILAGGSGTRLYPLTMVTSKQLLPVYDKPMIYYPLSVLMKAGIREILIISTPADLPRFKELFGDGSQFGISLSYKEQPSPDGLAQAFVIGEEFIGNDTVAMVLGDNIFAGHGITKRLKEAVNNAETGKGATVFGYYVDDPERFGIVEFDKDGHAISIEEKPAKPKSNYCVTGLYFYDNQVVEYAKGLKPSARGEYEITDLNRIYLEAGRLNVELLGQGFTWLDTGTHASLVEATNFVKTIEEHQHRKIACLEEIAYLNGWITADDVLKVYEVLKKNQYGQYLKDVLDGKYIDVLH, translated from the coding sequence ATGAAAGGCATTATCTTAGCAGGCGGTTCAGGCACCAGGCTATATCCGCTGACGATGGTAACAAGTAAGCAGCTTCTTCCGGTTTACGATAAGCCGATGATCTACTATCCCTTGTCAGTGCTCATGAAGGCAGGTATAAGGGAGATCCTGATCATTTCTACACCTGCTGATCTTCCGCGTTTCAAGGAGCTCTTCGGCGACGGATCCCAGTTCGGTATCTCGCTTTCTTATAAGGAGCAGCCTTCACCTGACGGACTTGCCCAGGCATTTGTTATCGGTGAGGAGTTTATCGGCAACGATACAGTCGCGATGGTATTGGGAGACAATATCTTTGCAGGTCACGGTATTACCAAGAGGCTCAAAGAGGCTGTTAATAATGCCGAGACAGGCAAGGGTGCTACCGTATTCGGATACTATGTAGATGATCCCGAGAGATTTGGTATCGTTGAGTTCGATAAGGACGGACATGCTATCTCGATCGAAGAGAAGCCCGCAAAGCCCAAGAGTAACTACTGCGTTACGGGACTTTATTTCTACGACAATCAGGTTGTTGAATATGCCAAGGGTCTCAAGCCCTCTGCTCGCGGCGAGTACGAGATCACGGATCTTAACAGGATCTACCTTGAGGCTGGAAGACTTAATGTCGAGCTCTTAGGACAGGGCTTTACATGGCTTGATACGGGAACGCATGCGTCACTCGTCGAGGCAACGAACTTTGTTAAGACGATCGAGGAGCACCAGCACAGAAAGATCGCATGCCTTGAAGAGATCGCATATCTTAACGGCTGGATCACGGCGGACGATGTATTGAAAGTCTATGAAGTCTTGAAGAAGAACCAGTACGGACAGTATCTGAAAGACGTATTGGACGGCAAGTATATCGATGTTCTTCATTGA
- a CDS encoding ATPase: MSKSNPYTLVFGKEPGELISRVTQFDDVIENFTAEKSSQQVYMVTGVRGSGKTVFMTEVANHLRSDEQWVVTELNPEKDMMVALAAKLASENKLAQIFKNSKINLSLFGLGLEVSGEVPVADIDVAVSKMIESLKKHGKRVLITVDEAVNNKFVKEFVASFQILLRQDLPVYLLMTGLYDNINSLQNEKSLTFLYRAPKIELAPLNIGAITRNYMDNFSIEKDTAVKMAKLTRGYSFAFQVLGYFTWENGGDYNKAIGKFRQYLDEYVYDKVWSELSAGDRKILRAMAEAKSEKIIDIRKVLNVDNNEFNPYRKRLIKKGLINGEQRGEVTFTLPMFEDYITENS, translated from the coding sequence ATGTCCAAGAGTAACCCGTATACATTAGTTTTTGGCAAAGAGCCCGGTGAGTTGATCTCGAGAGTAACACAGTTTGATGATGTTATCGAGAATTTCACCGCCGAGAAGTCGAGCCAGCAAGTCTATATGGTTACGGGAGTCAGAGGCTCCGGCAAGACGGTATTCATGACCGAGGTAGCGAATCACCTTCGCTCAGATGAACAGTGGGTAGTGACAGAGCTTAATCCCGAGAAGGATATGATGGTCGCTTTGGCTGCCAAACTTGCAAGCGAGAATAAGCTGGCGCAGATATTTAAGAATTCAAAGATAAATCTGTCATTATTCGGATTAGGGCTTGAAGTATCGGGCGAGGTCCCTGTAGCTGATATAGATGTAGCAGTCAGCAAGATGATCGAGAGTCTTAAAAAGCATGGCAAAAGAGTACTTATTACAGTGGATGAGGCTGTAAATAACAAGTTCGTAAAGGAATTCGTGGCATCGTTCCAGATCCTTTTGAGACAAGATCTTCCTGTATATCTTCTGATGACAGGTCTTTATGACAATATTAACAGCCTTCAAAACGAGAAGTCGCTTACGTTCCTTTACAGAGCTCCCAAGATAGAGCTCGCTCCGCTGAATATCGGTGCGATCACGAGAAATTATATGGATAACTTCTCTATAGAGAAGGATACAGCCGTTAAGATGGCCAAACTTACCAGAGGTTATTCGTTTGCTTTTCAGGTATTGGGATACTTTACTTGGGAGAACGGCGGAGATTACAATAAGGCAATAGGCAAGTTCAGACAGTATCTTGATGAATATGTCTACGATAAGGTCTGGTCAGAGCTCTCGGCCGGAGACAGGAAGATCTTACGGGCTATGGCTGAAGCAAAGTCAGAGAAGATAATCGATATAAGGAAAGTATTGAATGTAGATAATAACGAGTTCAATCCATATAGGAAAAGGCTGATAAAAAAAGGATTGATCAACGGAGAGCAAAGAGGCGAGGTGACCTTCACTCTCCCGATGTTCGAAGATTATATAACGGAAAATTCTTAA
- a CDS encoding dTDP-glucose 4,6-dehydratase, with product MNVLVTGGAGFIGGNFVYHMLDKHPDYKIICVDCLTYAGNMSTLEEAMKNPNFVFYKTDITDREAIYKIFEDEKPDVVVNFAAESHVDRSIENPEVFLKTNILGTQVMMDACREYGNIRYHQVSTDEVYGDLPLDRPDLFFTEETPIHTSSPYSSSKAGADLLVMAYYRTYGLPVTISRCSNNYGPYHFPEKLIPLMIANALADKPLPVYGEGLNVRDWLYVEDHCKAIDLIIHKGKIGEVYNVGGHNEMKNIDIVKLICKKLDKPESLITFVTDRKGHDMRYAIDPTKIHNELGWLPETKFADGIDKTIDWYLTHKEWWENIISGEYQNYYEKMYGNR from the coding sequence ATGAACGTATTAGTAACAGGCGGTGCCGGATTTATCGGCGGAAATTTTGTTTATCACATGCTTGATAAGCATCCCGATTATAAGATCATATGCGTAGATTGCCTTACATATGCAGGCAATATGTCTACTCTCGAAGAAGCGATGAAGAACCCTAACTTCGTATTCTATAAGACAGACATCACTGACCGTGAAGCTATCTACAAGATCTTCGAAGACGAAAAGCCCGACGTTGTAGTCAACTTCGCAGCTGAGTCTCACGTTGACAGATCCATCGAGAATCCTGAAGTTTTCCTTAAGACCAATATCCTCGGAACACAGGTCATGATGGATGCATGCCGCGAGTACGGCAATATCAGATACCATCAGGTATCTACGGATGAGGTATACGGTGACCTTCCTCTTGATCGTCCTGACCTCTTCTTTACTGAGGAGACGCCTATCCATACGAGCAGCCCCTATTCTTCTTCGAAGGCAGGCGCTGACCTTCTCGTAATGGCTTACTACAGGACATACGGACTTCCCGTTACTATCTCGAGATGCTCCAATAACTATGGTCCTTATCACTTCCCCGAGAAGCTGATCCCCCTGATGATCGCCAATGCACTTGCAGATAAGCCCCTCCCCGTATACGGCGAAGGCCTTAACGTACGTGACTGGCTCTATGTAGAGGATCACTGCAAGGCTATCGACCTTATCATTCACAAGGGTAAGATCGGTGAGGTCTATAACGTAGGCGGACATAACGAGATGAAGAATATCGATATCGTTAAGCTCATCTGCAAAAAGCTCGATAAGCCCGAGTCACTGATCACTTTCGTTACGGACCGTAAGGGACACGATATGCGTTATGCCATCGATCCCACGAAGATCCACAACGAGCTCGGCTGGCTTCCCGAGACGAAGTTCGCCGACGGTATCGACAAGACTATCGACTGGTATCTGACACATAAGGAATGGTGGGAGAACATTATCAGTGGCGAATACCAGAATTACTACGAGAAGATGTACGGTAACAGATAA
- a CDS encoding dTDP-4-dehydrorhamnose reductase, with product MANTRITTRRCTVTDNMKYFVTGVGGQLGHDVMNELASRGYEGVGSDIQPEYSGVKDGTAVCSMPYVQLDITDKDAVDKVISEVAPDVIVHCAAWTAVDLAEDDDKKELVHKINAEGTANIAKVAKKIDAKMVYISTDYVFNGQGETPWTPDCKDYAPLNVYGQSKLDGELAVSGTLDKYFIVRIAWVFGKNGKNFIKTMLRVGKGREFVTVVDDQIGTPTYTLDLSRLLVDMTETDKYGYYHATNSEAAEGKYISWADFTEKIYEAAGYTTKVKRVTTAEYGLSKAARPFNSRLDKSKLTENGFKPLPTWEDAVERYVRELDPEEL from the coding sequence GTGGCGAATACCAGAATTACTACGAGAAGATGTACGGTAACAGATAATATGAAGTATTTTGTAACAGGTGTAGGCGGCCAGCTTGGTCACGACGTAATGAATGAATTAGCTTCCAGAGGCTACGAGGGCGTAGGATCCGACATCCAGCCCGAGTACAGCGGTGTGAAGGACGGGACGGCAGTATGCTCGATGCCTTACGTTCAGCTCGATATCACGGATAAGGATGCTGTTGATAAGGTCATCTCCGAGGTTGCTCCCGACGTTATAGTTCACTGCGCGGCATGGACGGCGGTAGATCTTGCAGAGGACGATGACAAGAAGGAACTCGTTCATAAGATAAATGCCGAAGGTACCGCTAATATCGCGAAGGTCGCAAAGAAGATCGATGCCAAGATGGTATATATCTCTACCGACTATGTATTTAACGGTCAGGGTGAGACGCCCTGGACGCCTGACTGCAAGGACTACGCTCCTTTAAATGTCTATGGTCAGAGCAAGCTCGACGGTGAGCTCGCGGTATCGGGGACACTTGATAAGTACTTTATCGTTCGTATCGCCTGGGTATTCGGCAAGAATGGCAAGAACTTCATAAAGACGATGCTTCGTGTAGGTAAGGGCCGTGAATTCGTAACGGTAGTAGACGATCAGATCGGTACTCCTACATATACGCTCGACCTTTCAAGGCTCCTGGTTGACATGACCGAAACAGACAAGTATGGTTATTACCATGCGACTAATAGCGAGGCAGCGGAAGGCAAGTACATAAGCTGGGCTGACTTTACGGAGAAGATCTACGAGGCAGCCGGCTATACGACAAAAGTAAAGAGAGTAACTACGGCAGAGTATGGCCTCTCGAAGGCGGCAAGACCTTTTAACAGCAGACTTGATAAGTCAAAGCTTACCGAGAACGGCTTTAAGCCGCTTCCTACGTGGGAAGATGCCGTAGAGAGATATGTTAGAGAATTAGATCCGGAGGAGTTATAA
- a CDS encoding dTDP-4-dehydrorhamnose 3,5-epimerase: MGQIKVEKNVGGIEGLYVIEPTVHGDNRGYFTETYNKRDMAEAGIDFEFVQDNQSMSTKGVLRGLHFQINYPQAKLVRVIKGSVFDVAVDIRKGSKTYGKWFGIELTEENKKQFLISQGFAHGFVVLSDTAEFCYKVTDYWHPNDEGGLMWNDPDIGIEWPIPADMELNLSDKDTKWGRLKDL, from the coding sequence GTGGGTCAGATAAAAGTTGAGAAGAATGTAGGCGGTATCGAGGGACTTTATGTCATTGAGCCTACGGTTCACGGAGATAACAGAGGTTATTTTACCGAGACATACAACAAGAGAGATATGGCTGAGGCCGGTATCGACTTCGAGTTCGTACAGGACAATCAGAGTATGTCGACAAAAGGCGTATTAAGAGGCCTTCATTTCCAGATCAACTACCCGCAGGCAAAGCTCGTTCGAGTTATAAAGGGTTCCGTATTCGACGTTGCAGTCGATATCCGTAAGGGCAGCAAGACATACGGCAAGTGGTTCGGCATCGAGCTTACCGAAGAGAATAAGAAGCAGTTCCTTATCTCCCAGGGCTTTGCTCACGGATTCGTAGTACTTTCCGATACGGCTGAGTTCTGCTACAAGGTAACAGATTACTGGCATCCCAACGACGAGGGCGGCCTTATGTGGAATGATCCCGATATCGGTATCGAGTGGCCCATCCCCGCAGATATGGAGCTCAACCTTTCCGATAAGGATACTAAGTGGGGAAGGCTCAAGGATCTGTAA
- a CDS encoding Fic family protein, whose translation MSYLSLKKYGYNHHGEALNEYQRRFNSSDAKHIGINIGSSPAFFVETKEINKSVLALYKMDKKVMELCRELSPEAVAQYLLKCLTDEIQITNSIEGVHSTQKEILDAYENRGTRFKGIVDKYLLMLSDEQILLESNQDIRALYDELVLPEVLEESEKDRPDGEIFRKERVFVRGAKLEPSHEGLYPEEKIIDAMQRALDYLNDEDEELIYRVSVFHYLLGYIHPFYNGNGRLNRFISSYMLTSELELIIGYRLACTIKEEQSAYNKAFDECNDEANRGELTMFVEMFVNILTESMENLIVALKEKKADWERYQSNISVLPFGTEKYYPAVYEQLILHELFAPEGVDMVNLKKATNISIPTLRKLLKNIEDAGLLKVDSSGRRFVYGIRLDKIDELLQR comes from the coding sequence ATGTCATACCTGTCACTGAAAAAATACGGATATAACCATCACGGGGAAGCGCTTAATGAGTATCAGAGGCGCTTTAACAGCAGTGATGCCAAGCACATTGGCATTAACATAGGCTCGTCACCTGCATTCTTTGTTGAGACTAAGGAGATCAACAAGAGTGTATTGGCGCTCTATAAGATGGACAAAAAGGTTATGGAGCTGTGTCGTGAACTGTCGCCTGAAGCTGTTGCTCAGTATCTGCTTAAATGTCTTACCGATGAGATACAGATAACTAATAGTATCGAGGGCGTTCACAGTACACAAAAAGAGATCCTTGATGCCTATGAGAATAGGGGAACACGATTTAAGGGCATAGTTGATAAGTATTTGCTTATGCTTTCGGATGAGCAGATATTGCTTGAAAGCAATCAGGACATTCGAGCTCTATACGATGAACTGGTCCTTCCCGAAGTATTGGAAGAATCCGAAAAGGATCGTCCTGATGGTGAGATCTTTCGTAAAGAGCGTGTTTTTGTAAGAGGGGCAAAACTTGAACCGTCTCATGAGGGATTATATCCCGAAGAGAAGATAATCGATGCAATGCAAAGGGCTCTCGATTACCTGAATGATGAAGATGAAGAGCTTATTTACAGGGTTTCCGTATTTCACTATCTTCTCGGCTATATCCATCCGTTTTATAACGGTAATGGAAGACTGAACCGCTTTATAAGCAGTTATATGCTGACGAGTGAACTTGAGCTGATCATCGGATATAGGTTGGCCTGTACGATCAAGGAGGAACAATCGGCGTACAACAAAGCATTCGACGAGTGTAATGATGAAGCAAACCGCGGCGAACTTACGATGTTTGTTGAGATGTTTGTGAATATCCTGACGGAGAGCATGGAGAACCTTATAGTTGCATTAAAAGAGAAAAAAGCTGATTGGGAACGATATCAGAGTAATATTTCGGTGTTGCCTTTTGGAACAGAGAAATATTATCCTGCGGTCTACGAGCAACTCATTCTTCATGAATTGTTCGCTCCGGAAGGTGTCGACATGGTAAACCTTAAGAAAGCTACCAATATCAGTATTCCTACATTAAGGAAACTTCTTAAGAATATAGAGGATGCAGGACTTCTGAAGGTTGACAGCAGCGGAAGACGTTTTGTCTATGGTATCCGCCTGGATAAGATAGATGAGTTACTGCAGAGATGA
- a CDS encoding Glycosyltransferase involved in cell wall bisynthesis, translated as MDKEHLVPIIIPSYEPDERLIDIIKDLVKADLTPIVLVDDGSGDEYRKYFEEAQQIMGDKGVLLTHEVNKGKGRALKTAFSYILEGDLKTAIGAITADSDGQHTVECISKVKDALIAHPDDLILGVRKFDGPDVPWKSRAGNTITIKVVSYISGLNISDTQTGLRGISNAFMKDLLDVKGERFEFETQMLLETKNKINITEVPIKTVYDSATDHKTHFDPWKDSIRIYKLFGVQFLKFLFASLSSCVLDLVLFALFCGMLKGGGVTAYVAIATAVARVLSATYNYTINYKVVFKSNNSKAVSAGKYILLALVQMGLSALLVTLSCMALPAAPEVVLKAIIDMILFFISYYVQRKFIF; from the coding sequence ATGGATAAAGAGCATCTCGTTCCGATAATAATACCTTCATATGAGCCTGACGAGAGGCTCATAGACATAATAAAGGACCTCGTTAAGGCAGATCTCACGCCGATCGTCCTCGTAGATGACGGCAGCGGAGATGAGTATCGCAAGTATTTTGAGGAGGCTCAGCAGATCATGGGAGATAAGGGTGTGCTTCTGACCCACGAAGTCAATAAGGGTAAGGGCCGCGCCTTGAAGACTGCATTCTCATATATTCTGGAAGGCGACCTTAAGACTGCGATCGGTGCCATTACTGCCGATTCGGACGGACAGCATACTGTCGAATGCATAAGCAAGGTAAAAGATGCTCTTATAGCTCACCCTGACGACCTGATCTTAGGCGTTCGTAAGTTCGACGGGCCTGATGTTCCGTGGAAGAGCAGGGCGGGTAATACCATCACGATCAAGGTCGTATCCTATATCTCGGGACTTAATATCTCCGATACACAGACGGGACTTCGAGGAATCTCTAATGCCTTCATGAAGGATCTTCTCGATGTTAAGGGCGAGAGGTTCGAGTTTGAAACTCAGATGCTCCTCGAGACCAAAAACAAGATAAATATCACCGAAGTACCGATCAAGACGGTCTACGATTCGGCGACGGATCACAAGACTCACTTTGATCCCTGGAAGGATTCTATAAGGATATATAAGCTCTTCGGCGTTCAGTTTCTGAAGTTCCTGTTTGCATCGCTGTCGTCTTGCGTACTGGATCTCGTACTCTTTGCGCTTTTCTGCGGAATGCTCAAAGGCGGCGGAGTCACGGCTTATGTAGCGATCGCGACCGCGGTCGCCAGAGTGCTCTCTGCGACATATAACTACACGATCAACTATAAGGTAGTATTTAAGAGTAATAACAGTAAGGCGGTATCTGCAGGTAAGTATATCCTCTTAGCGCTCGTTCAGATGGGACTTAGTGCCCTTCTGGTAACGCTGTCATGCATGGCGCTTCCTGCGGCTCCCGAGGTAGTCCTCAAGGCGATCATAGACATGATATTGTTCTTTATAAGTTACTACGTTCAGAGAAAGTTTATATTCTGA